Part of the Temnothorax longispinosus isolate EJ_2023e chromosome 5, Tlon_JGU_v1, whole genome shotgun sequence genome is shown below.
GCATCTTTAATTCCCGCAGTTCTTGCTTCCTGAATATCTGATCGTCGTACACCTTACCGTTCTCGTCATCGCCGTATATCACTTTCGAGGTCGTTGTGGTCATCATGACACCATCAATCTCAAACTTTCTCGTGCGCTTTCTTGTCTTTTTCTTCAGATTCATCATCTGTATGTCTTCCTTCGTCCTGGTTGGCCGGGATATCTCACGATTGTAATCGGGTTTTCGACGTAGGACGACCTCGTCAACCTCCGTATGTTGAGGTTGATTCAAACGGTTTTCCTTGTTCGATTCCCTACTATCCTGACTGATCGTCGTCGAGATAGACTCAGCGTCGGAACGATCGATGCTCTTACTCGGTGTATGCGATCTTATAGAACTAGAATCGCTCTGGGATCTGGAACCCTCGAAGCTGTCCGGAGAAACTCGTTTCTCCTTACCGAAGCTCTTCACGTTGACTTCTTTCGGTTTGACCGTCTTCACGATCCTATCGTCGGCGTGATGTGGCATCTCGTTCTTGATCAATCCATTTAGCTTCTTCGCATTTCTCTCGTAGTCATCAATATCCGGGGACTCGATGGCCGTACTGGCGACTATCACCTTGCCGCTCTCGTCCCCGCTGTCGCTCCTCAAGCTCAATCTTTCGTTTGAGCTCAAATCGCTGTGAGACGAGTCGGTACGAATAACGTTGTGCTTCTTGGATATCGACGAGTCTTTTACTTGTTCCTTGTCCTCGCCTACGGTAACCACCGAGACGTGACTGGTATCCTGCAATTCATCCACGATAGGGCTCACTATAACCACCTCCGATTCGTCCAATTTCTTGCCGATTCTCTTTGACACGTCAGTAAGTACGATAGGCTGTTCCTGCGGTGTGTATTCCAGACTATCCAGACTAGGAAACGCATCGTCGTCGATAGAATTATCGTTCACCTGAGTTTTGTTCATCTCGTTGGCGACGATAACGACTTCCGACGTCGGCGAGGTACGACGCGGAAGaggcgtcgtcgtcgcggcCGTCGTCGAGGGCGCGTCCACCAATACGGGCGGATGCGTCGTCACAACGGTTACTTGACTTATGTTGCTCGCCAGACTGTTCGACATATCCGGCGAGTCGGCAGTGATATGGACGGTCGATGTATTTAAGCGTACTTCTTGCTCGGGTTGAGCTTTCCCTGTAACGTAACATGTAATATAAGCAAAAAACAAGCgacaattatttaagaaaatgcacttatattttttaccagTAATAACAACTATGTTATCCCCGCTGCTTCTCCTTGAACCACTTCTGCTTCTGATCGGCGTCGACGTAATCACCGATACGTTAATTCCCGGATCTTGTTTCTCTAAGCCTTGTTTGTCATCGCTCGCCGCGTCCTCCTGATTGTAGTCCGTCTTAATTCTATCTGTTTTAGCGCGCAATTCGTCCGAGAAGCTTTCCAGAGAATTTCTAGACGATCCCGCGCTGCGACTTTTCGCGGAACTCTCAGTCTTTGTTACGCCAAACTGCGTCTTAATATCTTCCGTAGAACTAGCTTTAACGTTATTCTTCTCCGATAGGAGCGTCGACGCGACGGATACGTGCTTCGTGTCCATAGTACCATCGCTTATTCTTTTCTTAGGATCCATGGATAATCGCTTCTCCAATACGGCGTTCAATTTCTCCCCAACAGTTTTCCGCTTTTCTTCCAAACTCTTGTAAACTTCCTTCTCTCGAGATTGCTCGTAATTCGTTACGTCATCAACGGATGATAGCTTATTTTTTGTtctaaatggaaatattgttTTCCGATAAACAGAATTTTCTTTGGATCAGTATTTCTTCTATAAAGTTAacttctaaataaaaaaataaataaataatgctcaCCTGTTCTTATCTTCAAAAGAAGATtgcttatatattatcttgGACAGGTCCTCGATCATCTCGGGCTTTACGGGTGCCGACTTGCGTTTTTCATTTATCCCCAATTGTTTCTTTGAGGCAGAACTcgatttattgtttattaacttCTGTTGACTctcaaattttcttatattgtcaaataatttacCGTTACCCTCACttcctatttttttcatcttctCGGAAACGTCCAATTCATTTTGCGTCTGATTTTCAGTCTCTAAATTCTTTTGCTCTTTAACATTTATCACCTGTTGATCCGCCGTCTTTTCATTTTGCAATAACTTATTAACATGCGGCTTATCTTCTGTGGATTTCTGTTTATTCGCTAGATTTGCAGCTTTTTCGACTGTTTTCGGAATGTTATCTCTTTCTtcgtctttcttctttttctcctcgcTATCTTGACGCATCGGTGGTGGCGGAGGTGCCGGCCCTTTATCTCGAGATAATCTGCGCTCATTTGTCTCACTCGGTGGCTTAGGTGCCTGCGCAAATAATTACATACGTGCTATTAACAAACATTCATTCTCTGCGTAATCGACGAGTTGTTAAtcaataagataattatatcatgTACCTGCTTCTTCTCGGCAGGAGGTTGTATGTTCTCTTTGGACTCAGCCTTACGTAATCTCTTATTCTTGTCCTCTTTCTCACCATCCCGATTGATCTCGCGCTTGTgactctcctctttcttcacAGGCAATGCCacgagattttctttttcggggACTGGAAAAAGTAGagaaaagtattaatacattttataatattatgtatattagatacataattttgcaatacTCACTCTTAACATCAGCATCAAGGCGCGTAGGAGCGGAGTCATCTGTGATTTGATCCAGCTCCAGAGGAAGCTGAGACGTGCGCTGCTCCTGAAATATTAACGTATACATTGAAtgcaaacataaaaaaataaatgaatataaaaatctctttCGATTGTGAATCATTTGGTTTCCATTACAAATGACATGATACTAAGTAGCATGTAACCAGATACACAGATAAAAATGTCAGAATTCGCagattacaattataaatttgcaatttatcaTTTTGATATGAAATGTgaaatcatgaaaaaaaataagacaaaGAAAACATTATCTCATgctatatgtaatataattatgtagtggtccatgtaaattttacaaattgttttcTCGGAAACTATTAGGGACAGCAACAAGATTTCTTTTGGGATTTTAAAGTTGAAGTCTTTTATATGCGGGAGAAGGGAAAAAGGAAAACACAAGATATCCAAACTCTGAAGGGGGCAtcttatatacttttctttctaataaattaattcttcttaTATCATTACGTAAAAGTATccagataaaatatttcttacaatAGTGTACTATTCATTTCATAAAAAGCTACAGCAAACTTCAAAAAGTCAAAGAATTTTGTTTCCGAGAAAACAGCTCGTACTATATTATATGAGccatttataaaacatattttttgtatagtaGCATATAcagcatattttttaagtttatatattacgtaGCTCAGGATTAATTAATCCTGTTTGGCGCACAGAATGCAGCGGCGCAAACTACTAACCTGACGCGCATTGGGATAATGAGGCTGGCGAGGGCCAGGAGAACCGCATGCACAGccaaagtaataaaattatcacaaCACATTTATCATGATCATAACATATTTCATACATAGAATATTCTATCATTGATACTATTGATCctacattttcaataaatcattccttataataaaagagagcaacaaaattaattttaaacgcatgcaatatttaattgctattgtaatataaatatttaatggtCACGTCATGCGTAGTCACATATAAATACGAACAGTCACGTCTTATGTATTTAAGAACTGATGACTTGGTTTTCGTTATTTAAGAATTGACAACTTGGTATAAATGATCAATGTGTTCTTAATGCATTCTAATTTCTCAGGGACACTTGTCAGGACTAATAGTCGGGGTTCTAATTGATGCAACATCTGATCAACAACtttctaataatttcttcCATTTTACAAATGGATA
Proteins encoded:
- the Slik gene encoding serine/threonine-protein kinase 10 isoform X2 — protein: MSFLSNLKKAFHFGGNDAKKKKLYNNIKMDCNPEEFWEMVGELGDGAFGKVYKAQHKQTNQLAAAKMCALEGEDDLSDFMIEIDILSECKHPNIVELHEAYFIDGKLWMLIEYCDGGAVDSIMVELEKALTELQIAYVCQHMTKGLAFLHKSKIVHRDLKAGNVLLTMAGGVKIADFGVSAKNKHTLQKHDTFIGTPYWMAPEVVLCETFRDNPYDFKVDIWSLGITLIEFAQMEPPNHEMSPMRVLLKIQKGDPPKLDQPGKWSKEFNDFIAKALIKDPTSRPTADDLLKHPFISRNLDPKPIRDLLLEYKADVVEEELVDEEAEEQRTSQLPLELDQITDDSAPTRLDADVKIPEKENLVALPVKKEESHKREINRDGEKEDKNKRLRKAESKENIQPPAEKKQAPKPPSETNERRLSRDKGPAPPPPPMRQDSEEKKKKDEERDNIPKTVEKAANLANKQKSTEDKPHVNKLLQNEKTADQQVINVKEQKNLETENQTQNELDVSEKMKKIGSEGNGKLFDNIRKFESQQKLINNKSSSASKKQLGINEKRKSAPVKPEMIEDLSKIIYKQSSFEDKNRTKNKLSSVDDVTNYEQSREKEVYKSLEEKRKTVGEKLNAVLEKRLSMDPKKRISDGTMDTKHVSVASTLLSEKNNVKASSTEDIKTQFGVTKTESSAKSRSAGSSRNSLESFSDELRAKTDRIKTDYNQEDAASDDKQGLEKQDPGINVSVITSTPIRSRSGSRRSSGDNIVVITGKAQPEQEVRLNTSTVHITADSPDMSNSLASNISQVTVVTTHPPVLVDAPSTTAATTTPLPRRTSPTSEVVIVANEMNKTQVNDNSIDDDAFPSLDSLEYTPQEQPIVLTDVSKRIGKKLDESEVVIVSPIVDELQDTSHVSVVTVGEDKEQVKDSSISKKHNVIRTDSSHSDLSSNERLSLRSDSGDESGKVIVASTAIESPDIDDYERNAKKLNGLIKNEMPHHADDRIVKTVKPKEVNVKSFGKEKRVSPDSFEGSRSQSDSSSIRSHTPSKSIDRSDAESISTTISQDSRESNKENRLNQPQHTEVDEVVLRRKPDYNREISRPTRTKEDIQMMNLKKKTRKRTRKFEIDGVMMTTTTSKVIYGDDENGKVYDDQIFRKQELRELKMLQKMEQKQFQDLSQKAQFNKDQQEKRFEQERQILERSAEADLEALARQQRQQIERAEAQQEVDLRLSSKKIRSEQERELKQFREGLKQELRLLKQEIDLMPKDKRKSAFKIRKEKLEAEHEEREKLFLEKLNESHEMSLRRLSDSHREKIALMERQFLQQKQQLMRGREAAIWELEERQIHERQQLLKKQLKDIFFLQRHQMLIRHEKELEQMKRMNQRKEEELIKRQTVERRNLPKRIRNEMKAREMMFRESMRISMSSVLAPDPDAEREKLKKFQENEKKRYRAEQQRFELKHSRQLEEVRAQSDATIKELEQLQNEKRKMLMEHETLKLKEQEEAYGREIREWKAQLKPRKQKLEEQFALQLEEQEAIYGPSAIPLCLPADLPDLTHHTTESTRSSLSSVSEG
- the Slik gene encoding STE20-like serine/threonine-protein kinase isoform X1, yielding MSFLSNLKKAFHFGGNDAKKKKLYNNIKMDCNPEEFWEMVGELGDGAFGKVYKAQHKQTNQLAAAKMCALEGEDDLSDFMIEIDILSECKHPNIVELHEAYFIDGKLWMLIEYCDGGAVDSIMVELEKALTELQIAYVCQHMTKGLAFLHKSKIVHRDLKAGNVLLTMAGGVKIADFGVSAKNKHTLQKHDTFIGTPYWMAPEVVLCETFRDNPYDFKVDIWSLGITLIEFAQMEPPNHEMSPMRVLLKIQKGDPPKLDQPGKWSKEFNDFIAKALIKDPTSRPTADDLLKHPFISRNLDPKPIRDLLLEYKADVVEEELVDEEAEEQRTSQLPLELDQITDDSAPTRLDADVKIPEKENLVALPVKKEESHKREINRDGEKEDKNKRLRKAESKENIQPPAEKKQAPKPPSETNERRLSRDKGPAPPPPPMRQDSEEKKKKDEERDNIPKTVEKAANLANKQKSTEDKPHVNKLLQNEKTADQQVINVKEQKNLETENQTQNELDVSEKMKKIGSEGNGKLFDNIRKFESQQKLINNKSSSASKKQLGINEKRKSAPVKPEMIEDLSKIIYKQSSFEDKNRTKNKLSSVDDVTNYEQSREKEVYKSLEEKRKTVGEKLNAVLEKRLSMDPKKRISDGTMDTKHVSVASTLLSEKNNVKASSTEDIKTQFGVTKTESSAKSRSAGSSRNSLESFSDELRAKTDRIKTDYNQEDAASDDKQGLEKQDPGINVSVITSTPIRSRSGSRRSSGDNIVVITGKAQPEQEVRLNTSTVHITADSPDMSNSLASNISQVTVVTTHPPVLVDAPSTTAATTTPLPRRTSPTSEVVIVANEMNKTQVNDNSIDDDAFPSLDSLEYTPQEQPIVLTDVSKRIGKKLDESEVVIVSPIVDELQDTSHVSVVTVGEDKEQVKDSSISKKHNVIRTDSSHSDLSSNERLSLRSDSGDESGKVIVASTAIESPDIDDYERNAKKLNGLIKNEMPHHADDRIVKTVKPKEVNVKSFGKEKRVSPDSFEGSRSQSDSSSIRSHTPSKSIDRSDAESISTTISQDSRESNKENRLNQPQHTEVDEVVLRRKPDYNREISRPTRTKEDIQMMNLKKKTRKRTRKFEIDGVMMTTTTSKVIYGDDENGKVYDDQIFRKQELRELKMLQKMEQKQFQDLSQKAQFNKDQQEKRFEQERQILERSAEADLEALARQQRQQIERAEAQQEVDLRLSSKKIRSEQERELKQFREGLKQELRLLKQEIDLMPKDKRKSAFKIRKEKLEAEHEEREKLFLEKLNESHEMSLRRLSDSHREKIALMERQFLQQKQQLMRGREAAIWELEERQIHERQQLLKKQLKDIFFLQRHQMLIRHEKELEQMKRMNQRKEEELIKRQTVERRNLPKRIRNEMKAREMMFRESMRISMSSVLAPDPDAEREKLKKFQENEKKRYRAEQQRFELKHSRQLEEVRAQSDATIKELEQLQNEKRKMLMEHETLKLKEQEEAYGREIREWKAQLKPRKQKIEADLAAEMEALEKRYQDYLPSSGLSGLSFPPFNYFETDTWRRPPRLPRLPHSTPTSPSFTIPRVSLKMSGSDSGTFVSNGTLSRSYSKPDLVPYSRR
- the Slik gene encoding uncharacterized protein Slik isoform X3, with amino-acid sequence MRKQRGPKKRKNTENNISELPHYPNARQEQRTSQLPLELDQITDDSAPTRLDADVKIPEKENLVALPVKKEESHKREINRDGEKEDKNKRLRKAESKENIQPPAEKKQAPKPPSETNERRLSRDKGPAPPPPPMRQDSEEKKKKDEERDNIPKTVEKAANLANKQKSTEDKPHVNKLLQNEKTADQQVINVKEQKNLETENQTQNELDVSEKMKKIGSEGNGKLFDNIRKFESQQKLINNKSSSASKKQLGINEKRKSAPVKPEMIEDLSKIIYKQSSFEDKNRTKNKLSSVDDVTNYEQSREKEVYKSLEEKRKTVGEKLNAVLEKRLSMDPKKRISDGTMDTKHVSVASTLLSEKNNVKASSTEDIKTQFGVTKTESSAKSRSAGSSRNSLESFSDELRAKTDRIKTDYNQEDAASDDKQGLEKQDPGINVSVITSTPIRSRSGSRRSSGDNIVVITGKAQPEQEVRLNTSTVHITADSPDMSNSLASNISQVTVVTTHPPVLVDAPSTTAATTTPLPRRTSPTSEVVIVANEMNKTQVNDNSIDDDAFPSLDSLEYTPQEQPIVLTDVSKRIGKKLDESEVVIVSPIVDELQDTSHVSVVTVGEDKEQVKDSSISKKHNVIRTDSSHSDLSSNERLSLRSDSGDESGKVIVASTAIESPDIDDYERNAKKLNGLIKNEMPHHADDRIVKTVKPKEVNVKSFGKEKRVSPDSFEGSRSQSDSSSIRSHTPSKSIDRSDAESISTTISQDSRESNKENRLNQPQHTEVDEVVLRRKPDYNREISRPTRTKEDIQMMNLKKKTRKRTRKFEIDGVMMTTTTSKVIYGDDENGKVYDDQIFRKQELRELKMLQKMEQKQFQDLSQKAQFNKDQQEKRFEQERQILERSAEADLEALARQQRQQIERAEAQQEVDLRLSSKKIRSEQERELKQFREGLKQELRLLKQEIDLMPKDKRKSAFKIRKEKLEAEHEEREKLFLEKLNESHEMSLRRLSDSHREKIALMERQFLQQKQQLMRGREAAIWELEERQIHERQQLLKKQLKDIFFLQRHQMLIRHEKELEQMKRMNQRKEEELIKRQTVERRNLPKRIRNEMKAREMMFRESMRISMSSVLAPDPDAEREKLKKFQENEKKRYRAEQQRFELKHSRQLEEVRAQSDATIKELEQLQNEKRKMLMEHETLKLKEQEEAYGREIREWKAQLKPRKQKIEADLAAEMEALEKRYQDYLPSSGLSGLSFPPFNYFETDTWRRPPRLPRLPHSTPTSPSFTIPRVSLKMSGSDSGTFVSNGTLSRSYSKPDLVPYSRR
- the Slik gene encoding uncharacterized protein Slik isoform X4, which produces MRKQRGPKKRKNTENNISELEQRTSQLPLELDQITDDSAPTRLDADVKIPEKENLVALPVKKEESHKREINRDGEKEDKNKRLRKAESKENIQPPAEKKQAPKPPSETNERRLSRDKGPAPPPPPMRQDSEEKKKKDEERDNIPKTVEKAANLANKQKSTEDKPHVNKLLQNEKTADQQVINVKEQKNLETENQTQNELDVSEKMKKIGSEGNGKLFDNIRKFESQQKLINNKSSSASKKQLGINEKRKSAPVKPEMIEDLSKIIYKQSSFEDKNRTKNKLSSVDDVTNYEQSREKEVYKSLEEKRKTVGEKLNAVLEKRLSMDPKKRISDGTMDTKHVSVASTLLSEKNNVKASSTEDIKTQFGVTKTESSAKSRSAGSSRNSLESFSDELRAKTDRIKTDYNQEDAASDDKQGLEKQDPGINVSVITSTPIRSRSGSRRSSGDNIVVITGKAQPEQEVRLNTSTVHITADSPDMSNSLASNISQVTVVTTHPPVLVDAPSTTAATTTPLPRRTSPTSEVVIVANEMNKTQVNDNSIDDDAFPSLDSLEYTPQEQPIVLTDVSKRIGKKLDESEVVIVSPIVDELQDTSHVSVVTVGEDKEQVKDSSISKKHNVIRTDSSHSDLSSNERLSLRSDSGDESGKVIVASTAIESPDIDDYERNAKKLNGLIKNEMPHHADDRIVKTVKPKEVNVKSFGKEKRVSPDSFEGSRSQSDSSSIRSHTPSKSIDRSDAESISTTISQDSRESNKENRLNQPQHTEVDEVVLRRKPDYNREISRPTRTKEDIQMMNLKKKTRKRTRKFEIDGVMMTTTTSKVIYGDDENGKVYDDQIFRKQELRELKMLQKMEQKQFQDLSQKAQFNKDQQEKRFEQERQILERSAEADLEALARQQRQQIERAEAQQEVDLRLSSKKIRSEQERELKQFREGLKQELRLLKQEIDLMPKDKRKSAFKIRKEKLEAEHEEREKLFLEKLNESHEMSLRRLSDSHREKIALMERQFLQQKQQLMRGREAAIWELEERQIHERQQLLKKQLKDIFFLQRHQMLIRHEKELEQMKRMNQRKEEELIKRQTVERRNLPKRIRNEMKAREMMFRESMRISMSSVLAPDPDAEREKLKKFQENEKKRYRAEQQRFELKHSRQLEEVRAQSDATIKELEQLQNEKRKMLMEHETLKLKEQEEAYGREIREWKAQLKPRKQKIEADLAAEMEALEKRYQDYLPSSGLSGLSFPPFNYFETDTWRRPPRLPRLPHSTPTSPSFTIPRVSLKMSGSDSGTFVSNGTLSRSYSKPDLVPYSRR